The following coding sequences lie in one Methylotenera versatilis 301 genomic window:
- a CDS encoding PilT/PilU family type 4a pilus ATPase produces MAAIDISPILKFMLDKGGSDLFFSTGAIIHIEVEGDTLPINNQIMTPGMIKEIAYSMMTADQITEFESTLECNFAISKKDVGRFRVNVFKQRGEVGMVIRHIKTDIPTIESLGLPAILKDLILRKRGLILVVGATGSGKTTTLASMIDHRNATTNGHILTLEDPIEFIHPHKKSVVDQREVGIDTLSFENGLKNAMRQAPDVILIGEVRDMEGMKNAMAYAETGHLCLATLHANNANQALERIISFFPEDARAGLLLGLSMNLVSIVSQRLIPGKLSKRVAATEVMINTPYISELIQKQKMGDMKDTMADSNDIGMNTFDQSLFRLFSNGKIDEENALSNADSRNDLSLKIRFAAEGNRNTSFG; encoded by the coding sequence ATGGCCGCAATCGACATCAGTCCAATCTTAAAGTTCATGCTAGATAAAGGTGGCTCCGACCTCTTTTTTAGTACGGGCGCAATCATTCATATTGAAGTTGAAGGCGACACACTGCCTATCAACAACCAAATAATGACGCCTGGCATGATTAAAGAAATCGCTTATTCGATGATGACTGCAGATCAAATCACGGAGTTTGAATCGACTTTAGAATGTAATTTTGCTATTAGCAAGAAAGATGTCGGGCGTTTCCGCGTAAATGTATTCAAGCAACGCGGTGAAGTGGGCATGGTAATACGTCATATTAAAACGGATATCCCAACAATTGAATCTTTAGGGCTTCCTGCGATATTAAAAGATCTAATTTTACGTAAGCGCGGCTTAATTCTAGTGGTTGGTGCAACGGGTTCAGGCAAAACCACCACCCTCGCCTCTATGATTGATCATCGTAACGCAACGACTAACGGTCACATTCTGACTCTTGAAGACCCGATTGAGTTTATTCACCCGCATAAAAAATCGGTTGTTGATCAACGCGAAGTTGGTATTGATACACTCTCTTTTGAAAACGGTCTTAAAAATGCCATGCGCCAAGCGCCAGATGTGATTTTAATTGGGGAAGTCCGTGATATGGAAGGCATGAAAAATGCCATGGCTTATGCAGAAACGGGCCATTTGTGCCTTGCTACATTGCATGCCAACAATGCCAACCAAGCGCTTGAGCGCATCATTTCATTCTTCCCAGAAGACGCCAGAGCGGGCTTACTACTAGGCTTATCAATGAATTTGGTGTCTATTGTTTCTCAACGCCTTATTCCAGGTAAACTCAGCAAGCGTGTAGCCGCGACTGAAGTCATGATTAATACGCCGTACATTTCAGAGCTGATTCAAAAGCAAAAAATGGGTGATATGAAAGATACTATGGCTGACAGCAACGACATCGGCATGAACACTTTTGACCAATCGTTATTCAGGTTGTTTAGCAACGGTAAAATTGATGAGGAGAATGCTCTGTCAAATGCAGATTCTCGCAACGATTTATCACTAAAAATTCGCTTTGCTGCTGAAGGTAATCGTAACACTAGCTTTGGTTAA
- a CDS encoding DMT family transporter — protein sequence MHVNNPKPLAKSALLNSTSLLLAAVCWGVVWYPYRILANAGVAAVASSFYCYSTVLILASIVCIKHWRGMFKLPLSILWLSLTAGWTNLAYVLAVIDGEVMRVMLLFYLSPLWTLILAHFWLKERIDKRGLMIMALSLTGAFIMLSDLTGKSSAWPLPRNTAEWFALTSGIAFAISNVITRKSTHLTIRSKSFAVWAGVFLMAILAMPFVKETIPSPSFFSLNDGMVILAIALSLIAATLLTQYGITQMPATRASVLFLFELVVAAITSYFLAHETMEINEWIGGSLIAAASIFAALNHND from the coding sequence ATGCATGTCAATAACCCAAAGCCGTTAGCCAAGAGCGCATTGCTGAATAGCACAAGTTTGTTGTTAGCCGCGGTATGCTGGGGCGTTGTTTGGTATCCGTATCGAATTTTGGCGAATGCTGGCGTGGCGGCTGTGGCATCGAGTTTTTACTGCTATTCAACAGTGCTAATTTTAGCGAGTATTGTCTGTATCAAGCATTGGCGCGGTATGTTTAAGTTGCCGTTGAGCATCCTTTGGCTGAGTTTGACTGCAGGCTGGACTAACCTTGCTTATGTGCTTGCTGTGATAGATGGCGAGGTAATGCGTGTGATGCTGTTATTTTATCTATCGCCATTATGGACCTTAATACTTGCCCACTTTTGGCTTAAAGAGCGAATTGATAAACGCGGCTTAATGATTATGGCTTTATCGCTAACGGGGGCATTTATTATGCTGTCTGACTTAACAGGCAAATCCAGCGCCTGGCCATTACCGAGAAACACTGCCGAGTGGTTTGCATTAACCTCGGGTATTGCGTTTGCTATAAGCAATGTGATTACTAGAAAATCTACGCACTTAACCATACGCAGTAAATCCTTTGCGGTATGGGCGGGGGTATTTTTGATGGCTATTCTAGCGATGCCGTTTGTGAAGGAAACGATTCCATCGCCAAGCTTTTTTAGCTTAAATGATGGCATGGTGATATTGGCGATTGCACTGTCGCTGATTGCCGCGACCTTGCTAACGCAATACGGCATTACACAAATGCCAGCGACACGCGCTTCCGTATTATTTTTGTTTGAGTTGGTCGTTGCCGCTATTACTTCTTATTTTCTAGCACATGAAACTATGGAAATAAACGAATGGATAGGCGGCAGCTTAATTGCAGCCGCCTCAATATTTGCGGCGTTGAATCATAATGATTAG